A window of Limanda limanda chromosome 4, fLimLim1.1, whole genome shotgun sequence genomic DNA:
CCTCCAGAGCAACGTGGTCTCCAGGTGAATCCTGGATGAAGTGCAGCAGGACCGTCTCTCCACCTTTTCAGagtaaaatgtatttagaaAGTATCTCAAAACAAGCGGGTTGTCAATTTTAACCAACCAAAATTAATTTGTTACGAATTTAGAAAACTTGTTACTTAATTTCACGCATAAAAGCAAACAGAATACACCGTGCAAATTTCAATTCAATATTTACCATGATTACATTTACAGCTGccgataaaaaaaattattaaaaggaaaaataaagagtTAGAGAAAGCACAGTCCTAATACATGTCTGATCCATTCTGGTTTTACCTCAGTTCTTCCGTttaataattaagtattaacGAACTACACTGTTCCCCTAAACATTCAGATTAGAGCCTAAATCTCCTTCAAGTGGGAAGGTGCTCATCAAGGTTTAATGTTGGGTGAGAACGATGGGTACTGAAACCCAGTATACACCCAATACTGTGGAAGTGAGAAGGTCCGACATTATCAGTTCCCatgtcattttcttttactATTGATAATCTGTTGATTATTTAGTCCAttaatcaatacattttgtGATCTTAAAGACTTAAAGTTGAAAAATGCTTATTAACAGACAATgctctttataataataataataataataataatacctttatttatatagcacttatcttaacaaggttacaaagtgcttcacaaaatactTGCAACATGTCTTCTGTATGCAACGGCTGAAGTACCAGCAACCTATCGAGACGTGTGTTGAAAGTCTatcacacacaggaggagacatCATCTGACTTACTCACTGTTATGAGGTAAATGTTAAAGGTAAATATGAACCACTTCATTGCTATGGAGGTGTTcataaattaaagaaaagtttgaatGATACTTGTCTCTGGTGAGAACTCTGCAAGCACTGAATTTTACTGGAGCAAAGAATTTTAAACTGAGGAGTGAGACAGGACAGGATCTACTCCCCTTCCACAGATTCCTTCCCACTGGGTCACTCTGCCAGAGCAGAACTCACCAGTCCCAGGACACAGAGAGTTAATTCACTACTGGTGACGGCCCAGTTGAACAGGGTTgcttctcctgctgtattcAGACCATGTCTGTATATCACTACTTCActtaaagagaaactgaaaggaGAAGTTGTAAAACATCTGCCTAACTGGTATTTTTCATTAGCCTATTCCTAAAATTCTTGAGTCTTTATTTTCTATGCTGTATGGTTGTGTGGCGAATTCATTAGTCTATGCTTCTTCACCAGTTTAGAACATTTCTTATATGCAGATAAATTACCAGAATACTATAACTCTATCCAGCGGTATCAtttgaaaatgttaataaaaaatatgtatcaATGCATTATGACCCTCTGACTACAATGATGTGATGCTGCACTGCCCTCTAGAGGAGAGACTGCAAAACtgcaatttgcatttttttctttgctttctttcAAACTTCACTTGTTCCCTGGGTTCATCAAGTCTTCTCATTAAGATCCTGCTCTGAGACAAACCCACATTACTGTGTATATGAATTGTGATTGTACCTTTGGCCACAATGAGCATGCCTCCGCTCTGCAGCAGATCTCCTGAGAAGTTTCCCTGAATTCCTTCTGCACTGGCCTGAGAACAGCAGAGACAACGTGAGGTCAGAAACAGTCAGAGAGGAACTCTCTCTCCATGTGACCACAGGTTAACTTTACGGACCACGTGGTTATCTACCTTTGAAGCTGCATCTCGTACTTTCTTCCCCAAAGCAGCAGGAACCACACTTAGGCCTGTGTacctgagagagaaaaaaagattagCAGCTTGTTAGTGGTCAAACTGAAAAGCTGTaatttaacacaatcaatctgacAATATTTATGGGCTTTTCGCACAAGGCAAGACCGAAAAATATTTGAACCTAATATctgaaaagttgaaaaaaactgactgactGTTCTCACCTTTTAAAGCCCAAATCCTTGTAGGTTTTCTTTTGTTCATCCACGTAAATGGCTTAAAGAGAAGACAAgtaatgaatatttatatttaacaagaGTGATGGAGTCAATAACAGCGTCAGACCCTGGGTGACACATCCCACCTTAATAATACACAAATTGTAtcagttacattttatttttattttggtgtaTCTGAAAAGTAGAAGATAATATTGGGACTTTATTGGAACAAAGCTCCCCATGAAGACGTGCGTTTGTCTGAATTCAAAAAGTTCTACTCATTCCAAATCCAAATTATTAAAACTGGACCAGAAGATTTatcacctccaccaagaaggttatgttttcaccacaatctttttttctgcttgttttggttttattttcaacTAGATTAAGAAAACACTAAACAGATTTCGGGTTGGATCAAGAAAGAACCCCTTGCATGTTGGCATGGATCAAGACAATGATGTGAATCCAGGAATAGAAATAAATCTAGTGTGTGAAATTTTGTGCATAtccaaaaaaaaatctgaatctagtggatttcaaggtggtttcataaagggactgttgggcctcggcggAGGTTTGCACAATCTACTGAGTGTTGTAAGAAGAAGTGTAAGTGCGGCTGCTTACATCCTTTAAAAAATCCTTTTTCCTTGAACTCCTTCAGCCCAAACACCTCAGGTCCGATCCCGACCAGCGCCACACCGCTGGCTCTCATGTCCGGCTCCAGTTTGCTGATCTCTGACGCCATCCAGCGACACACCTGACAACCAAACCTgcgcaggaaaaacaaaaccacgGGCTGGTCCTGCCACAGAGACTGGAGCTCCACATTCTGAAACACAAATAGGAagcaaataattaaatcattgtcttttctactttttttacAAAGTTATCCCAGACATACAAACAGATAATGGATGCAGTGCAATTAGAAATCTAAACATGAATGATATTTTATTAATCAATTCCCAAAACCTCAGGCAGCCAGTGCAATGAGGGAAGAATGGATCTGAGGTGATCATATTTTCACTGCTTTTAGACAATGTACATGTGCAACATTGAAAATAATATTGTGGAAATTATTAtagttttattgcccagccctggTCAATTGGTAAATAAGATGTCAGaaaattgtattaaaaaaaagtagacTCCTATTCTACAGAGCCCATGATATTGTCTTTAATGTCTTGTTTTACAAAGATGTTGTGTTTACTATCATGAGAAACCAGGAAATATCCAGATCCAAGAAACTCGGCCCAGAGGATTTCAAACTTTCTACTATTTTCCCAACAGGTGACACAAAGGCTGCATGTGGGAAAtgtgcagtggtgggaagtaacaaagtagaaatactttgttactgtacttaagtagatttttcacatatctgtactttacttgagtatttattttcctgacgacttttaacttttactctctacatttgagcacaaatatctgtactttctacttattacattctcaaaactggctcattacttgagcagcggaggttggcgcaacgtgcacctttacgcacggcgcacctctctctcgccttctcgctcctgcaggagctcggctcagtatttattattaaggcccgagcactgacaggcactgacagacgtgaggccctattgaaattgtaaggattattattcaggcaaatgaatttgctttttgagggcttttattaggtgactttacataattttttgaaggtattcctttttcaattcatattcgttttccctttcctgcttcgtgtcaacatctgcacataaatacatagctcgaagcagcaagtgtttaacttttcttaaagaaaatattggaagtatttggtttaaacaaaaactgttggcaaatagactatcattggttggccgtgtctacttagtcttacacgtccacgtaaacaaaacaaacagatttaaaacaagtcaagatggaaaaacaaacaacacaaccaattatataagcaaacgcaaaaacaactttcagccaacacaaccaaaaacaaacactgtgtcgtggactactgcatattcacgcacacaattcaggttttttaatggtcctcgccaaatggaaccctgggtaatcaggcccagttttccactcactataatgccaatataatttttgcaaagatattatatatctatatattgccaattccaatccttagtcgccctttgtgctgactcaacacaacttagaagctgttgagtctttatatatgtattgtacaaactggctaatgtgtacaacctcaagcagggttgtgtcttcactttgtcatccctacaggcaagataccctacaggtgtatttcaaatgcaaacacaaccccaggcccattcagtgaagatagtctaatgataaataaacgggcttacatgtagatgcgtggacaagctggcggcaGATATACAGGCAGGTCAatatccaggcagttacaaaatacagctaatagacacaaaaggttcatttggtctgttagtggcaggtctattagtgttcttaggtagaagcaagaggcacttgtttattctgttgtgttgattctttgttgtcgctagaagttcagatgcacttgtccaatactattttaacctcagcatctcgggttcaaaatttgtaaaattatacattatatatatagtgttgttataattttttagtcagttgaaataaatcctgaactgaacaattttgggttattttgtgtctgtataggcctactataaaaagcacttagcattttttattttggtacttgtacttttacttttgatacttaagtacatttcaacaccagatacttttgatacttaagtacatttaatatgagcaactctaagacttttactcaagtcattttctgacagggGACTTctactttaaccggagtcactttcaagtaagatatctgtaattttactcaagtatggctttcaagtactttatacaccactggaaaTGTGTGTCGGTAGCTTTAACTAACTTTATCTACAACTGCAATAGAACTTTCAACTGGATGTCTTCATGAGACATCAGGCAACTGATCCAAAATTCAGCCGCAAGAGTTTCTACCGGATCTAAAAACAACAGCCCACGTATCCCCTGTGGTTAAACCTCTGGCTTCCAGTGAGCCACAGGATCAATGTTAGTTTTACAGCTTATTTTGAAATCCCTTTATGGAGCTGCGCCCATATACCCAACAGACATTATAGAACGATATGACCCTGTGAGATCACTGAGATCAATGGGGAGTGGTCTGCTAGTGGTGCCGGGGGTAAAGTCCACACATGTGAAGCAGCCTTTAGCGCTGGGACTGACTGCCTTATGGTCTCAGAAAGGAATTCCCATGAATCCAAGGCCACTTATAAATCCACACTGAAAACGTTTATTCATACATTCCTACTATGAGGCTTATattatttttagaaaataaagtcacactattattctatttttattattaatattttactcacacaacttatttttaaaatcttaaacAGATTGTATTCTTATTATTGGtttaacttttttaaatctctttaaCCTAATTTATTCTTCTcctttttatgattttaattCCTTTCGTATCTATTTTcatactatttatttattttatctattctttatttcttctttagTACTTGCTGTGCTTTTTGATTCTAAGTTGATTTTTCTCAGTGGGTTGAATGTCCCTGTACACCACCTTGCTTCCCTGTGTATGCAACGTGTTTTATAAACGACACTGCATCACACATCAAACATTCAAACACTGAATATTCAGTGAATATGAGTCATGGTGTGTTGATCACATATTTTCCCATCTGATCATCCTTATGTCACAGAGTTACAGCAGCACTGGGAGGTTAATGGCAGGTTTATCACAGCAGGAAACTGCCCTCGGTGGGAACCAGAGTTCACAGCTTCCCCATGAGACGGAACatttcacacatgtacacactgaTTATCGCCATCATCGtaacattcccccccccctgaggtATTTGGCAGGAGATGCCACTGAACGTGTTgaacctcacctcctctgtgtcGCAGCTCTTCAACAGGTTCTTTCCGACCCGAGCCAGATCCACCTTCGCCATGTTCTATGAAGAGGAGCGCGTAGGAGGATGAAGGTTCAGTGTTATGATCgtacatgtgtttgtgaaaCGCCCATGACCGAAACTGTTGCAAAACGACAACCGTACACGCTTACTTAACTCCGCCGTCCAATCAGATTCCTCTAGTGCTCgacaatcagccaatcacagcacacaGTGTACAATGCGGAAGCGAGGCATTTTTAAACACGTGGATTTTACTACTAGAATCAaaccctttttatttttaatctatgATACATTTTACTATGCACTGCTTTCCTACCACATGTGAAACATCGGTTATCCAGGTTagatttaattcatttaaaatgttttaaatgatttaattttcaGAATGCAGGTTGCATAAGGTTTCACACAGGTTAATGGATTTATGACATGTGATCTCTTCTTCCTGTGGGGTATgtttcacctgtctgtctgtcttataAACCCGTGACAAAGACAGTTTGCTTAAATTCACCAACCTGCACAAGAATAAACATTGACTCAAGctctgtatttaaatacaaaaatgtgtttctttgaaTTCATTTAATAGTTTCATATCCGTGATCGGGCAACAAGGCCACACAGGTTATCAAGATAAATATTTCTATATCAGCCGATCAATGATAACAATAGTGTCAAATTATTTCCTTCAAGTTTACAGGCTGATGTTGATATTGATTTACTATTCAGATTCAGGGTCCACATAAAATATAACACAAtatggaataaaataaatacaaaaacacaacaaaataacatgaatatatatatatatatatatatatatatatatatatatatatcaatccACAGCTGGGATTGGTAGCATATAGTGATAAACATAGTATTTGATAAAACCAAGATTATTTAATTGTCAGAGTCTTTGAGAtgcaaatacatttatatacaagATATTTTAGGACAGTTGGATAAGTCTGCAGTCATGACATTAAATATTGCAACATTATGTCGTAgccacctcctcactgtgctcgCACAATTCATTGGCGATATGACGATATATTTTGAACTTTTGATCAAAGTGTAATGCAATAATTGCTTGGTATTGATTAATCACCCAGCCCTATAGTTTTGTTTGGTGCCCTTCACCTCATATCAGAGGGACCTATTGCACTACAAATTTTATCTGAGACCCATAGACAGTTTCTATTAAGATCCAGATTTGAACTTACAAAAAACCTGTTTCCATttaccaaaaaaacaaaaacagagaaaatgcaGCATTCTCTTGGTTCGGTAACTTAATGAATTCATTACATCGTACCGCAGAGACCTCTCTTGTAACCAGCTGGACAACCTGCAGGCCAGATTATCTCACTACAAGTCAATTAGACAGGATGAGCCTGCTATCAGAGGAGGCCCCAATATCACTTCAGCACGCCTACAGGGACCAAGCCCAGACGAATAAAGTTAATGAAGTATGCATAATTATCTAGGAAGTTTCATGTAATTAGGCTATTGGAAAAATACTGTCAACTTAtttatgtaatatttaattaatttgctcCGATCTTTTTTATGACATACTTTATAATAAAATACCTCTGACTAAAGAGATACATTCGGTGTAATGTTTGATGTATTTGAATGACACCTAAATGCAGTACATTGTTGTATTGGACAAAAttaccatccatccatcactaaCTTTGCATGTGCTTTTATCTTTAGGttgaattaaaaatgtattgttattatcTCAGCAGGGTTTTTATCTTCTCGTTAAAT
This region includes:
- the prxl2b gene encoding prostamide/prostaglandin F synthase: MAKVDLARVGKNLLKSCDTEENVELQSLWQDQPVVLFFLRRFGCQVCRWMASEISKLEPDMRASGVALVGIGPEVFGLKEFKEKGFFKGSIYVDEQKKTYKDLGFKRYTGLSVVPAALGKKVRDAASKASAEGIQGNFSGDLLQSGGMLIVAKGGETVLLHFIQDSPGDHVALEDVSKALGITSKVTAGQQPVCNDGVCSR